From the genome of Phytohabitans rumicis, one region includes:
- the rdgB gene encoding RdgB/HAM1 family non-canonical purine NTP pyrophosphatase, protein MTKLLLATRNAKKLDELQRILDKALGAHAVELVGLADVPDYPEAPETGLTFGENALLKAREGVKYTGLPTVADDSGLAVDALSGMPGVFSARWSGRHGDDRANLDLVLAQIGDVPDQHRGAAFVCAAALVLPGGKEHLVEGRQPGRLLRGPRGTGGFGYDPIFLGQEQTRTNAELTAEEKDAISHRGKAFRALAKVVAKALPA, encoded by the coding sequence ATGACCAAGCTCCTGCTCGCCACCCGCAACGCCAAGAAGCTCGACGAGCTGCAGCGCATCCTGGACAAGGCGCTCGGCGCGCACGCGGTCGAACTGGTCGGGCTCGCCGACGTGCCGGACTATCCGGAGGCGCCCGAGACCGGCCTCACGTTCGGCGAGAACGCCCTGCTCAAGGCCCGCGAGGGGGTCAAGTACACCGGACTGCCCACGGTCGCCGACGACTCCGGGCTGGCGGTGGACGCGCTGAGCGGGATGCCCGGCGTGTTCAGCGCCCGGTGGTCCGGCCGGCACGGCGACGACCGGGCCAACCTGGACCTGGTGCTCGCCCAGATCGGCGACGTGCCCGACCAGCACCGGGGTGCGGCGTTCGTGTGCGCGGCCGCGCTGGTGCTGCCTGGTGGCAAGGAGCACCTGGTAGAAGGGCGCCAGCCCGGCCGCTTGCTGCGCGGCCCCCGGGGCACCGGCGGCTTCGGCTACGACCCGATCTTCCTGGGCCAGGAGCAGACCCGCACCAACGCCGAGCTGACCGCGGAGGAGAAGGACGCCATCAGCCACCGCGGCAAGGCGTTCCGCGCCCTGGCCAAGGTGGTCGCCAAGGCGCTGCCCGCCTAA
- the hutI gene encoding imidazolonepropionase has product MNLLIDNIGELVTNDPALGRGPLGIIERAAVLIEDGTVVWVGRTTHAQPADRRLNAESSAVLPGFVDSHAHLVFAGDRAAEFAARMAGRPYDGGGIRTTVAATRAASDDELRATVARLHREALRQGTTTIEIKSGYGLSVPDEARSLRIAQEFTQESTFLGAHVVPPEYAARPDDYVGLVCGPMLRAAAPYARWIDVFCEKGAFDADHSRAILTVGQAAGLGLRVHANQLGPGPGVRLAVELGAASADHCTHLDKSDVDHLAGSDTVATLLPGAEFSTRSPYPDARRLLDARVTVALATDCNPGSSYTSSMPFCVALAVREMGMTPAEAVWAATAGGARALRRTDIGVLRPGARADLMVLDAPSHLHLAYRPGVPLVRHTVHNGVLSR; this is encoded by the coding sequence GAACCTCCTGATTGACAACATCGGCGAGTTGGTCACCAACGACCCCGCCCTCGGCCGCGGCCCGCTGGGCATCATCGAGCGGGCCGCCGTCCTCATCGAGGACGGCACCGTGGTGTGGGTCGGCCGCACCACGCACGCCCAGCCGGCTGACCGGCGGCTCAACGCCGAGAGCAGCGCCGTGCTGCCGGGCTTTGTGGACAGTCATGCCCACCTCGTGTTCGCGGGCGACCGCGCGGCCGAGTTCGCCGCCCGGATGGCGGGTCGCCCATACGACGGCGGCGGGATCCGCACCACCGTCGCGGCCACCCGCGCGGCCAGCGACGACGAGCTGCGCGCCACCGTCGCGCGCCTGCACCGCGAGGCGCTCCGGCAGGGCACCACGACGATCGAGATCAAGAGTGGGTACGGCTTGAGCGTCCCCGACGAGGCCCGATCCTTGCGAATAGCACAGGAGTTCACGCAGGAGTCCACGTTTCTCGGCGCGCACGTGGTCCCGCCCGAGTACGCCGCCCGCCCGGACGACTACGTGGGCCTCGTCTGCGGTCCGATGCTGCGCGCCGCCGCGCCGTACGCCCGCTGGATCGACGTCTTCTGCGAGAAGGGCGCCTTCGACGCCGACCACTCCCGGGCGATCCTCACCGTCGGGCAGGCGGCCGGCCTCGGCTTGCGGGTGCACGCCAACCAGCTCGGCCCCGGGCCGGGCGTACGGCTGGCCGTCGAGCTGGGCGCCGCGAGCGCGGACCACTGCACGCACCTGGACAAGTCCGATGTGGACCACCTCGCCGGGTCGGACACCGTGGCGACCCTGTTGCCCGGGGCCGAATTCTCCACCCGGTCCCCCTATCCCGACGCCCGGCGCCTCCTCGACGCCCGGGTGACCGTAGCCCTCGCCACCGACTGCAACCCCGGCTCGTCGTACACCTCGTCTATGCCCTTCTGCGTGGCGCTCGCCGTCCGCGAGATGGGCATGACCCCGGCGGAGGCGGTCTGGGCCGCCACCGCGGGCGGCGCGCGAGCCTTGCGCCGTACGGACATCGGCGTCCTGCGGCCCGGTGCGCGCGCCGACCTGATGGTACTCGACGCGCCGTCCCACCTGCACCTGGCCTACCGGCCGGGCGTTCCTCTCGTCCGTCACACCGTGCACAATGGGGTGCTTTCCCGATGA